One Thermococcus eurythermalis DNA segment encodes these proteins:
- a CDS encoding PH1570 family protein, with protein sequence MLCEEKLEVFENGFEDGKFKLRVEYYGKDARRLLLAIIRELYLPDYGPDYVYPFECAKEFWGIYLDPSEIVAEEPNFSPVKFTNRSVLNRLEKALEGINAPEEIKERIDLDKAEIVKLKKGLLALGKDFLLDERGYLVIFNKPSARELVLKYLGMLDGD encoded by the coding sequence GTGCTCTGCGAGGAGAAGCTTGAGGTCTTTGAAAACGGCTTTGAGGACGGGAAGTTTAAGCTCAGGGTTGAGTACTACGGAAAAGACGCCAGGAGGCTTCTCCTCGCGATTATAAGGGAGCTCTACCTCCCAGATTATGGGCCGGACTACGTATACCCCTTTGAGTGCGCCAAGGAGTTCTGGGGAATATACCTCGACCCCAGTGAGATAGTCGCAGAGGAGCCAAACTTCAGCCCCGTCAAGTTCACCAACAGGAGCGTCCTCAACAGGCTCGAAAAGGCCCTTGAGGGCATCAACGCGCCGGAGGAAATCAAGGAACGGATAGACCTGGATAAGGCAGAAATCGTAAAGCTCAAGAAAGGCCTGCTCGCACTCGGAAAGGACTTCCTCCTTGACGAGAGGGGTTACCTTGTAATATTCAACAAACCGAGCGCCAGGGAGCTGGTTCTAAAGTATCTGGGGATGCTCGATGGAGATTGA
- the sppA gene encoding signal peptide peptidase SppA, translated as MREDIWKYISAVLTLLLVLSAVAIAVLYQATSPIEVPRNVTAPITVETPLNVTCEGASDYQIAQLKEEVAYLRSLINGTGGETIAVVPIFGIITSDTALEVIPLLRKLAGDESIGGVLLWVESPGGEVGPVIDIYSEVKKLALVKPVVAYSGGIMASGGYYIAVGANKIIASPLAEVGSIGVLYVHYNYEKNYELNGVEVEVFKTGPHKDMGAEWRGLTEEEKKIIGNMVNTYFQAFLQAVSEGRNMNVSEVEEFATGRTWFAQNVTGTLVDEVGGMDTAIEALEKLMNVTSAEVVIYKNLESPSDFGVVGSRALYLDPDYVGPYLRG; from the coding sequence ATGAGGGAGGACATCTGGAAGTACATCTCGGCAGTTCTCACGCTCCTTCTGGTGCTCTCAGCAGTGGCAATCGCAGTGCTCTACCAGGCAACGTCGCCGATAGAGGTTCCCCGGAACGTTACGGCCCCGATAACGGTGGAGACTCCCCTTAACGTAACGTGCGAGGGAGCCTCGGACTATCAGATAGCCCAGCTGAAGGAGGAAGTTGCATACCTCCGCTCGCTCATCAACGGCACGGGGGGAGAAACAATAGCCGTCGTCCCGATTTTTGGAATAATAACCAGCGATACCGCACTTGAGGTTATCCCCCTGCTGAGGAAGCTCGCGGGCGACGAGTCGATTGGGGGAGTCCTTCTCTGGGTTGAGAGCCCCGGCGGTGAAGTTGGGCCGGTTATAGACATCTACTCGGAAGTCAAGAAGCTCGCCCTTGTCAAACCGGTTGTGGCATACTCCGGGGGTATTATGGCCTCCGGAGGTTACTACATAGCCGTTGGGGCCAATAAAATCATTGCCAGCCCCCTTGCGGAGGTCGGGAGCATCGGAGTCCTTTACGTCCACTACAACTACGAGAAAAACTACGAGCTGAACGGCGTGGAGGTCGAAGTCTTCAAGACCGGGCCACATAAGGACATGGGTGCAGAGTGGAGGGGTCTCACGGAGGAGGAAAAGAAGATAATTGGCAACATGGTGAACACGTACTTTCAGGCGTTCCTGCAGGCAGTCAGTGAGGGGAGGAACATGAACGTGTCCGAGGTTGAGGAGTTTGCCACAGGAAGGACGTGGTTCGCCCAGAACGTTACCGGGACGCTCGTGGACGAGGTTGGCGGCATGGACACCGCCATCGAGGCCCTCGAAAAGTTAATGAACGTTACGAGCGCAGAGGTAGTGATATACAAGAACCTTGAGTCCCCCAGCGACTTCGGTGTCGTTGGGAGCAGGGCCCTTTACCTCGACCCGGACTATGTCGGGCCCTATCTGAGGGGGTGA
- a CDS encoding sugar phosphate isomerase/epimerase family protein, translating into MEIGVTIYPHFVTKDKGLASILADVKIKDYDFVSIFPHTLGLIKNGVVVEKSLRNIETTLKGVGINYIVRMPTSVNLRDHIYYTRHFRVAKAVADVAIKLGAKVIVMQSGRTGRLDLEIEAIQQLADMVAPFDIKIALENTFSVKDTLYVVENVRRDNVGFALDVAHAFLSAQGNEEKLLEDVKLGTDKTVILMIHDNFGKLFPQVEPEDALAYGVGDLHLLPGEGSIPFGKILRLFGDVPLLLKVKDPEKFSKIPTKRGLIELLTSL; encoded by the coding sequence ATGGAGATTGGGGTAACAATCTATCCCCATTTTGTCACAAAGGACAAGGGCCTCGCGTCAATCCTGGCCGACGTCAAGATTAAGGACTATGACTTCGTCTCGATTTTCCCGCACACGCTCGGGTTAATCAAGAACGGTGTCGTCGTGGAGAAGAGCCTCAGGAACATCGAGACGACCCTCAAGGGAGTCGGGATAAACTACATCGTCAGAATGCCGACCTCGGTCAATCTGCGCGACCACATATACTACACGAGGCACTTCAGGGTCGCCAAGGCAGTCGCGGACGTCGCGATAAAGCTCGGCGCAAAGGTCATCGTAATGCAGAGCGGAAGGACGGGAAGGCTCGACCTCGAAATCGAGGCCATCCAGCAGCTGGCCGACATGGTTGCGCCTTTCGACATAAAGATAGCCCTTGAGAACACCTTCAGCGTTAAGGACACCCTCTACGTCGTCGAGAACGTCAGGAGAGACAACGTCGGCTTCGCCCTTGATGTCGCACACGCGTTCCTCAGCGCCCAGGGCAACGAGGAGAAGCTCCTTGAGGACGTCAAGCTCGGCACCGACAAGACGGTCATTTTAATGATACATGACAACTTTGGAAAGCTCTTCCCGCAGGTGGAGCCAGAAGATGCTCTCGCCTACGGTGTCGGCGACCTGCACCTGCTCCCGGGAGAGGGGAGCATCCCGTTCGGAAAGATCCTCCGCCTGTTCGGGGACGTTCCCCTGCTCCTGAAGGTCAAAGACCCAGAAAAGTTCTCCAAGATACCGACCAAGCGGGGGCTAATAGAGCTTTTGACGAGCCTATAG
- a CDS encoding ribonuclease III family protein has product MDFTDKGLSKFGDSLLNFVFSLALSEYLGRPTGERVPNASLALALEMSGLRKLAPPRSDKHARGDVAEAIFAYAWLEGAITIEEAVKIIRENLSEDVTHFTRKKEVIGKALAEVFKVVGERLEL; this is encoded by the coding sequence ATGGACTTTACGGACAAGGGGCTGTCGAAGTTCGGCGACTCGCTCCTCAACTTCGTATTTTCCCTGGCCCTGAGCGAATACCTCGGCAGGCCGACCGGGGAAAGGGTTCCAAACGCTTCCCTCGCCCTTGCCCTCGAAATGTCAGGACTGAGAAAGCTGGCCCCACCCCGCAGCGACAAACATGCGCGGGGGGACGTTGCGGAGGCAATATTCGCCTACGCCTGGCTCGAAGGTGCAATAACGATTGAGGAAGCGGTCAAAATCATTCGCGAGAACCTGAGCGAGGACGTCACCCATTTTACAAGGAAGAAAGAAGTGATAGGTAAGGCCCTTGCCGAGGTCTTCAAAGTAGTTGGCGAGAGGCTGGAGCTATAG
- a CDS encoding DNA-directed RNA polymerase subunit L produces the protein MKIEVIKREENTLEFYLEGEDHTFANLLTEVLHENEHVKFAGYTIEHPILMARKPRFRVVTDGKVKPEEVLEEAAQKIFDRARTVLDAWKKALEG, from the coding sequence ATGAAGATTGAGGTCATAAAGCGCGAAGAGAACACGCTTGAGTTCTATCTTGAGGGAGAAGACCACACCTTCGCCAACCTGCTCACCGAGGTGCTCCACGAGAACGAGCACGTCAAGTTCGCCGGCTACACCATCGAGCACCCGATACTTATGGCTAGAAAGCCCCGCTTCAGGGTCGTCACCGACGGCAAGGTCAAGCCGGAGGAAGTCCTTGAGGAGGCGGCGCAGAAGATATTCGACCGCGCAAGGACTGTCCTCGACGCATGGAAGAAGGCCCTCGAAGGGTGA
- a CDS encoding DUF2067 family protein, producing the protein MRAKKVITIHVKSDIEKEEFMKELQRLRLPAFIYVHGRLDSIKINVQGTKDEIREAIRKIREIHHRVRAKLYPDRRGFYHHMVDDLLREAGTSVSTPVILKTLELLGETAELKEGELITSMPWEEAVELVRKLGDVLSEIALQTTRQIREVVIPVSVAFGLEPEEVLDKLVELGLAEWKEDKFKYELIKNKEQALEELLKALEGDADED; encoded by the coding sequence ATGAGGGCCAAGAAGGTAATAACCATTCACGTCAAAAGCGATATCGAAAAGGAGGAGTTCATGAAGGAGCTCCAGAGGCTCCGCCTGCCGGCCTTCATCTACGTCCACGGCCGGCTTGACTCCATTAAGATAAACGTCCAGGGCACAAAGGACGAAATCAGGGAAGCGATAAGGAAGATACGCGAGATTCACCATAGGGTCAGGGCCAAGCTTTATCCCGACAGACGCGGGTTCTACCACCACATGGTAGACGACCTCCTCCGCGAAGCTGGGACGAGCGTATCAACTCCGGTAATCCTGAAGACCCTCGAACTGCTCGGTGAAACGGCAGAGCTGAAGGAGGGCGAGCTAATTACATCTATGCCCTGGGAGGAGGCAGTCGAGCTCGTGAGGAAGCTCGGAGACGTCCTTTCAGAAATCGCACTCCAGACCACGAGGCAGATTAGGGAGGTAGTAATCCCTGTCAGCGTCGCGTTCGGCCTTGAACCCGAGGAAGTGCTGGACAAGCTGGTCGAGCTCGGCCTCGCCGAGTGGAAGGAGGATAAGTTTAAATACGAACTCATAAAGAACAAGGAGCAGGCCCTGGAAGAGCTGTTGAAAGCTTTAGAAGGTGATGCCGATGAAGATTGA
- a CDS encoding exosome complex RNA-binding protein Csl4 gives MEDRKVKNGDLVLPGDYLGVIEEFMPGEGVREENGELYATRAGRVRINPEKMEISVEPVTDTPPLPQVGDIVLARVIEVKPQAVIVQLLQIEGRENDREIATSKLAGIHISQVKDGFVEDITKEFKIGDVVRAKVIANEKSPIQLTTRGKDLGVVYALCSKCRTPLIRRGDKLICPRCGNVETRKLSPYYRKMKVSL, from the coding sequence ATGGAGGATAGGAAGGTCAAAAACGGCGACTTGGTGCTTCCTGGAGATTACCTCGGTGTCATAGAGGAGTTCATGCCCGGCGAGGGTGTTAGAGAAGAGAACGGCGAGCTCTACGCCACGAGGGCTGGCAGAGTCAGGATTAACCCGGAGAAAATGGAGATAAGCGTCGAGCCAGTAACCGACACGCCACCACTTCCACAGGTCGGGGACATAGTCCTCGCGAGGGTCATAGAGGTCAAGCCACAGGCAGTAATCGTCCAGCTCCTCCAGATAGAGGGCAGAGAAAACGACAGGGAGATAGCGACTTCAAAACTGGCCGGAATCCATATCTCGCAGGTTAAAGATGGCTTCGTCGAGGACATAACCAAGGAGTTCAAGATTGGCGACGTCGTGAGGGCAAAGGTCATAGCCAACGAGAAGAGCCCGATACAGCTCACCACGCGCGGAAAGGACCTCGGCGTCGTTTACGCCCTCTGCTCCAAGTGCAGGACTCCATTGATAAGGCGCGGAGACAAGCTCATCTGCCCGCGCTGTGGAAACGTCGAGACGAGGAAGCTCTCCCCTTACTATAGAAAGATGAAGGTGTCGCTATGA
- a CDS encoding threonine--tRNA ligase, translated as MRMLLIHADYLEYEIRDKALKNPEPISDEQRKGRLDEVLAVFISVEKVDETNPEEVVEEAVTEIEDVAKQVKAERIFVYPFAHLSSELAKPDVALEVLKKIEEKLKEKGYEVKRAPFGYYKAFKLSCKGHPLAELSRTIVPEEGVSKEERNIALEKEEKELVSYWYILTPEGELIEVDKFDFTGHENLKKFVNYEIAKNRIADREPPHVRLMLEHELVDYEPGSDGGNLRYYPKGRLIKGLLEQYVTEKVVEYGAMEVETPIMYDFEHPALEKYLNRFPARQYIVKSGDKKFFLRFAACFGQFLIKKDAIISYRNLPLRMYELTRYSFRREKSGELSGLRRLRAFTMPDMHTVAKDLKQAMDEFKKQYKLSMEVLRGVGLTPDDYEVAIRFTRDFWEANKDFVVELVKIIGKPVLIEMWDQRFFYFILKFEFNFVDNLDKAAALSTVQIDVENAERFGITYYDEEGKERYPLILHCSPSGAIERVMYAILEKQAKLQAQGKKPMFPLWLSPIQVRVIPVSEEVMDYALYVAGKLEGAKIRVDVDDTNDRLNKKIRKAEKEWVPYIIVVGKNEKEQNTVTVRRRSDGKQVEMQLEDLIREIRSQVEGFPYRPRPLPLLLSRRPKFRG; from the coding sequence ATGAGAATGCTTCTGATACACGCCGACTACCTCGAGTACGAGATCAGGGATAAGGCCCTGAAAAACCCCGAGCCGATAAGCGACGAGCAGAGGAAGGGCAGGCTTGACGAAGTTCTGGCGGTTTTCATAAGCGTCGAGAAGGTTGACGAGACAAACCCCGAAGAGGTCGTCGAGGAGGCGGTAACCGAGATAGAGGACGTCGCGAAGCAGGTCAAGGCCGAGAGGATATTCGTTTACCCCTTCGCCCACCTCAGCAGTGAACTGGCGAAACCTGACGTTGCCCTCGAAGTGCTCAAAAAGATAGAAGAGAAGCTCAAGGAGAAGGGCTACGAGGTCAAGCGCGCTCCCTTCGGCTACTACAAGGCCTTCAAGCTGAGCTGTAAGGGGCACCCGCTGGCCGAGCTCAGCAGGACGATAGTCCCGGAGGAAGGAGTCAGTAAGGAGGAGCGCAACATAGCCCTCGAGAAGGAGGAGAAAGAGTTAGTCAGCTACTGGTACATCCTCACCCCCGAGGGAGAGCTCATAGAGGTTGATAAGTTCGACTTCACCGGCCACGAGAACCTGAAAAAGTTCGTCAACTACGAGATAGCCAAGAACAGGATTGCCGACAGGGAACCGCCTCACGTCAGGCTCATGCTGGAGCACGAACTCGTTGACTACGAGCCGGGAAGCGACGGCGGAAACCTCAGGTATTATCCAAAGGGCAGGCTGATAAAGGGCCTCCTTGAGCAGTACGTCACCGAGAAGGTCGTCGAGTACGGAGCGATGGAAGTCGAGACCCCGATTATGTACGACTTCGAGCACCCGGCCCTTGAGAAGTACCTGAACAGGTTCCCCGCGAGGCAGTACATCGTCAAGAGCGGTGACAAGAAGTTCTTCCTGCGCTTCGCGGCATGCTTTGGACAGTTCCTCATAAAGAAGGACGCGATAATCAGCTACCGCAACCTCCCGCTCAGGATGTACGAGCTCACCCGCTACTCATTCAGGCGCGAGAAGAGCGGTGAGCTTTCAGGTTTGAGAAGGCTGAGGGCCTTCACGATGCCCGATATGCACACCGTCGCCAAGGACCTCAAGCAGGCGATGGACGAGTTCAAGAAGCAGTACAAGCTCAGTATGGAAGTCCTTAGGGGAGTCGGTCTCACTCCTGACGACTACGAGGTGGCGATAAGGTTCACCCGCGACTTCTGGGAGGCTAATAAAGACTTCGTCGTTGAGCTGGTTAAGATAATCGGCAAGCCCGTCCTCATCGAGATGTGGGACCAGAGGTTCTTCTACTTCATACTCAAGTTCGAGTTCAACTTCGTTGACAACCTCGACAAGGCGGCCGCTCTAAGTACCGTCCAGATTGACGTCGAGAACGCCGAAAGGTTCGGTATAACCTACTACGACGAGGAGGGCAAGGAGCGCTACCCGCTCATACTCCACTGCTCGCCGAGCGGAGCCATCGAGCGCGTTATGTACGCAATCCTTGAGAAGCAGGCGAAACTGCAGGCCCAGGGCAAGAAGCCTATGTTCCCGCTCTGGCTCAGCCCGATACAGGTTAGAGTGATTCCGGTCAGCGAGGAGGTCATGGACTACGCGCTCTACGTGGCAGGCAAGCTCGAGGGCGCGAAAATAAGGGTGGACGTTGACGACACCAACGACAGGCTCAACAAGAAGATAAGGAAGGCCGAGAAGGAGTGGGTTCCCTACATCATCGTCGTCGGCAAGAACGAGAAGGAGCAGAACACAGTCACCGTCAGGAGGAGGAGCGACGGCAAGCAGGTCGAGATGCAGCTCGAAGACCTCATCAGGGAGATAAGGAGCCAGGTCGAGGGCTTCCCGTACAGGCCGAGGCCCCTGCCCCTGCTACTCAGCAGGAGGCCCAAGTTCAGGGGCTGA
- a CDS encoding TBP-interacting protein produces the protein MYSELSPGVKKVYAQVRYLDDYHWEIEGSTIVGTHKKSNVKVFIDVAKDKSEAESLAGRDVDGIHIVAIPDKGVFYIRNGTFILTYRYLKATLADINDHIVWAGFKVVEDGGKLVQEDIYEYLGGMLIDHIKANVLAGQDYILWQFYKCEKCGKYVDIENLENHLKGHGIKLHEKSEERYEIFEINFRDGKVYDKSGKEVELDKFSEEAREFIKEVLSGVPAGGQ, from the coding sequence ATGTACAGTGAGCTGAGTCCCGGCGTTAAGAAGGTGTACGCACAGGTTCGCTACCTCGACGACTACCACTGGGAAATCGAGGGGAGCACTATAGTTGGAACCCACAAGAAGAGCAACGTCAAGGTCTTCATAGACGTGGCCAAGGACAAGAGCGAGGCGGAGTCTCTTGCCGGGAGGGACGTTGATGGAATCCACATCGTGGCGATTCCCGACAAGGGAGTCTTTTACATAAGGAACGGCACTTTCATACTCACGTACCGCTACCTCAAGGCCACCCTCGCGGATATAAACGACCACATAGTCTGGGCCGGCTTTAAGGTAGTTGAAGACGGCGGGAAGCTCGTCCAGGAGGACATCTACGAGTACCTCGGCGGCATGCTGATAGACCACATAAAGGCCAACGTCCTAGCTGGCCAGGACTACATCCTCTGGCAGTTCTACAAGTGCGAGAAGTGCGGCAAGTACGTGGACATCGAGAACCTTGAGAACCACCTCAAAGGCCACGGAATAAAGCTCCACGAGAAGAGCGAGGAGCGCTACGAGATATTCGAGATAAACTTCAGGGACGGCAAGGTCTACGATAAGTCCGGCAAAGAGGTCGAGCTCGACAAGTTCAGCGAAGAGGCGAGGGAATTCATAAAAGAGGTTCTTTCAGGAGTACCTGCGGGAGGGCAATGA
- the uppS gene encoding polyprenyl diphosphate synthase, translating into MIYRVLSHVPHILFKPAYDLYERYLLERVKLGNIPKHVAIIMDGNRRWARKLEKPPWYGHFFGSKKLEEILEWCRELGIRTLTVYAFSTENFKRTPEEVNALMNLFEEKFNELVKDERVHRYGIRVNVLGRKEMLPENVRKAAEEAERVTRKYSNYTLNIALAYGGRSEIVDAAKEIVNDALAGKLRPEDIDEELIKRYLYYPNMPDPDIVIRTGGEVRISNFLLYQIAYSELFFVDVYFPEFRKIDFLRIIREFQKRQRRFGR; encoded by the coding sequence ATGATTTACAGGGTTCTTTCCCACGTCCCACATATTTTATTCAAGCCCGCATACGACCTTTACGAACGCTACCTGCTCGAGAGGGTTAAATTGGGGAACATACCCAAGCACGTTGCAATAATCATGGACGGAAACAGACGGTGGGCGCGGAAGCTGGAGAAGCCCCCGTGGTACGGCCACTTCTTTGGCTCCAAGAAGCTTGAGGAAATCCTCGAATGGTGCAGGGAGCTTGGAATAAGGACGCTGACGGTCTATGCATTCTCAACCGAGAACTTCAAGAGGACGCCCGAGGAAGTAAACGCCCTCATGAACCTCTTCGAGGAGAAGTTCAATGAGCTCGTGAAGGACGAAAGGGTTCACAGGTACGGCATAAGGGTCAACGTCCTTGGGAGAAAGGAAATGCTGCCGGAAAACGTCAGGAAGGCCGCTGAGGAAGCCGAGCGCGTGACGAGGAAGTACTCAAACTACACCCTCAACATAGCGCTAGCCTACGGGGGCAGGAGCGAGATAGTCGATGCCGCCAAGGAGATAGTGAATGATGCCCTCGCCGGAAAGCTGAGGCCGGAAGACATAGACGAGGAGCTGATAAAGCGCTACCTCTACTACCCGAATATGCCCGATCCGGACATCGTGATAAGAACCGGCGGCGAGGTCAGGATAAGCAACTTCCTGCTCTATCAGATAGCCTACAGCGAGCTTTTCTTCGTTGATGTGTACTTCCCGGAGTTCAGGAAGATAGACTTCCTGAGAATAATCCGCGAGTTCCAGAAGAGGCAGAGGCGCTTTGGCCGGTAG
- a CDS encoding gamma carbonic anhydrase family protein: MAIYEFNGKKPKVHPTAFVDESASVIGDVVLEEKTSVWPSAVLRGDIEQIYVGPYSNVQDNVSIHTSHNQPTIIGKYVTIGHNAVVHGAEIGDYTIIGMGAIILDGAKIGKHVIIGAGALVPPGKEIPDYSLVVGVPGKVVRQLSEEEIEWTKKNAEIYVELAEKHLKSRKRLE, translated from the coding sequence ATGGCGATTTACGAGTTCAACGGGAAGAAGCCTAAGGTTCACCCGACCGCTTTTGTTGATGAGAGCGCCTCCGTCATAGGCGATGTCGTCCTTGAGGAGAAGACCAGCGTCTGGCCTTCGGCCGTTCTCAGGGGAGACATCGAGCAGATTTACGTTGGCCCCTACTCCAACGTCCAGGACAACGTGAGCATACACACCTCCCACAACCAGCCCACGATAATCGGCAAGTACGTCACGATAGGCCACAACGCCGTCGTCCACGGCGCCGAGATAGGGGACTACACCATCATAGGCATGGGTGCCATAATCCTCGACGGGGCCAAGATTGGAAAGCACGTCATCATAGGTGCCGGTGCCCTCGTTCCGCCCGGCAAGGAGATACCGGACTACAGCCTCGTCGTTGGTGTCCCTGGCAAGGTCGTCAGGCAGCTCAGCGAGGAGGAAATCGAGTGGACGAAGAAGAACGCCGAGATATACGTGGAGCTCGCCGAGAAGCACCTCAAGTCAAGAAAGAGGCTTGAGTGA
- the hjc gene encoding Holliday junction resolvase Hjc, with translation MRYRRGASAERELIRLLERAGFAVLRSAGSHRVDLVAGNGKRYLCIEVKSTRSERVYIPSEDIEKLVSFAERFGGKPVLAVKFVNVGWHFYFPHELRKSGKNYRVDAGDPFHTLEELVGRQKTLDGVIADEA, from the coding sequence ATGAGGTACAGGAGAGGTGCCAGTGCCGAGCGGGAGCTCATCCGCCTCCTTGAAAGGGCCGGCTTCGCTGTCCTCCGTTCGGCGGGCAGTCACAGGGTTGACCTGGTAGCGGGCAACGGGAAACGCTACCTGTGCATCGAGGTCAAGAGCACCCGCTCGGAGAGGGTTTACATACCCTCTGAAGATATAGAAAAGCTCGTTTCCTTCGCCGAACGCTTTGGGGGGAAACCCGTCCTAGCGGTCAAGTTCGTGAACGTTGGGTGGCACTTCTACTTCCCCCACGAGCTCAGAAAGAGCGGTAAGAACTACAGGGTGGACGCCGGCGACCCGTTCCACACCCTTGAAGAGCTCGTTGGGAGACAGAAAACCCTTGATGGGGTGATTGCCGATGAAGCTTAA
- a CDS encoding COG1470 family protein: MKLKLFALLMVLLLVTPLPLALSEESSLLSVEVLNDNIPALPGSTVVVPFTITNLGNETISNVTVYVTGPAEGFQYSVKVIRTPIEPRESVNDTITVKVLNPDAGLYLLTLVAKSGRAYATSKFVVDVKRIIDYSISIKTAQKYIYGRRITALLEVTSRSNTILTGRIGYAVLRSGVPLLNESTVTFVKPGSNWVKELSWESLPVGNYTVLLWANFSGLYKSASASFEVYQRNLYYDVGFWNGAIHIRVYNATGGVPDIPVEINGLRFTTGPDGTLTYSVSSPGRYTVVLNLDGKIVTTFVDVKKLIVTPEVIDGALAVKVVDSTGVPVSNVTLMASGPSGTDYAVTNSSGVGVVNLSKTGCGSIVIKATSDRYLPGEAVVTVQKPPTPTTSNTTPAETSTSTPLQSNATVPSPSEVEEKPEGSNYRGVILILAGAIFAATSYLALAVPTVQEETLDRYYFVKVRAPRLRPLKNYRVERRVSAVEVRATRGEAKLEDGKLVWELDLEPGEEAYLQAVLG; this comes from the coding sequence ATGAAGCTTAAATTGTTCGCATTACTTATGGTTCTGTTGCTTGTAACCCCCCTGCCCCTCGCTTTGTCGGAGGAGTCATCTCTGCTGAGCGTCGAAGTCCTCAACGACAACATCCCGGCACTCCCTGGAAGCACCGTGGTTGTCCCGTTCACCATCACTAACCTCGGGAACGAGACAATAAGCAACGTCACAGTCTACGTCACGGGCCCCGCCGAGGGCTTCCAGTACAGCGTCAAGGTGATAAGAACCCCGATAGAGCCCAGGGAGAGCGTGAACGACACGATAACTGTCAAGGTTTTGAATCCAGACGCGGGGCTTTACCTTCTGACTCTGGTCGCCAAGAGTGGAAGGGCCTACGCCACGTCGAAGTTCGTCGTGGACGTAAAAAGGATAATTGACTATTCCATTTCAATCAAAACAGCCCAGAAGTATATTTACGGCCGCAGAATAACTGCCCTCCTTGAGGTCACTTCCCGCTCGAACACTATACTCACTGGGAGAATAGGATACGCTGTTCTGAGGAGCGGTGTCCCCCTCTTAAATGAGAGCACCGTTACGTTTGTTAAGCCGGGTTCGAACTGGGTTAAGGAGCTCTCCTGGGAAAGCCTGCCCGTAGGCAACTACACGGTTCTCCTGTGGGCCAACTTCAGCGGGCTCTACAAGTCGGCCAGTGCCTCCTTCGAGGTCTATCAGAGAAACCTCTACTACGATGTCGGCTTCTGGAACGGGGCCATCCACATCAGGGTCTACAACGCCACGGGAGGTGTCCCGGACATCCCTGTTGAGATAAACGGGCTGAGGTTCACCACCGGACCCGACGGCACCTTAACTTACTCCGTCTCTTCGCCGGGGCGTTATACTGTCGTTTTGAACCTCGATGGAAAGATTGTCACGACTTTCGTGGATGTTAAGAAGCTCATAGTCACTCCCGAAGTCATTGACGGTGCCCTCGCCGTCAAGGTAGTGGACTCGACGGGTGTTCCGGTCTCGAACGTGACCCTGATGGCGTCGGGTCCGAGCGGCACGGACTACGCCGTGACCAACTCCTCTGGTGTTGGAGTGGTGAACCTGAGCAAGACCGGCTGCGGGAGCATCGTGATAAAGGCCACGAGCGACCGCTATCTCCCGGGAGAGGCTGTGGTGACAGTCCAGAAGCCGCCTACCCCGACGACTTCAAACACCACCCCTGCGGAGACTTCCACCAGCACACCCCTCCAGTCGAATGCGACAGTTCCATCACCCTCGGAGGTCGAAGAGAAACCGGAAGGCTCAAACTACCGGGGGGTAATTCTGATTCTCGCGGGGGCTATCTTCGCGGCTACCTCCTACCTGGCGCTTGCAGTCCCCACAGTCCAGGAAGAGACGCTTGACCGCTACTACTTCGTCAAAGTCCGCGCCCCAAGACTTCGCCCGCTGAAGAACTACCGCGTTGAAAGGCGAGTAAGCGCGGTCGAGGTGCGTGCGACCAGGGGGGAGGCAAAGCTTGAGGACGGAAAGCTCGTCTGGGAGCTCGACCTTGAGCCGGGGGAGGAAGCCTACCTGCAGGCAGTCCTCGGGTGA